The genome window GCGTGCGCGTGCGCGTGTTGCTTGACGATATCAATGCGCGCGGCCAGGACGCCGCCATCCTCGCACTCGACAGCCATCCGCTGATCGACGTGCGCATCTTCAATCCGGGCCGCAACCGCGACGGCATCTGGTTGCGCGCCGTGGAAATGGCCTTGCGCGCCGTCAGCCTGAACCGGCGCATGCACAACAAGGCCTGGATCGTCGATGGCAGGGTGGCCCTGGTCGGCGGGCGCAATATCGGCGATGAATATTTTGATGCCGCCGAGCAAGTTAATTTCCAGGATGCCGACTTGCTGCTGGTGGGCCCCGCCGTGCAGCAGACGAGCGACATCTTCGACCGCTTCTGGAACAGCCGCGCCGTCATCCCCATCGGCGCCTTGCACGCTGGCAAGAACGCGGGTGCGCCGGAGCTGCAGGCTGTGCGCGCCCGCCTCGATGCGCTCACGGGTGAACTGGGCGCTTCGCCGTACCTGCGGCAACTGACTGATGCGGGCCAGCTGCAGGCCCACCTCGATGGCCGGCTGCGGCTGCACTGGAGCGCGCAGGTGCAAGTGCTGTCGGACCCGCCGGAAAAAGCCGCGCCCGTGGCCAGTTTGCAGCGCAGCGAGCACTGGCTCATGCACAGCTTGCTGCCCTTGCTGACCGAGGCGCGCGAAGAAGCGCTGCTGACTTCGCCCTACTTCGTGCCCGGCGCGGCGCTGACGCGGAGCCTGGCCGACAAGGTCGCCGCCGGCGTCAAGGTCAGTGTGCTGACCAACTCGCTGGCCGCCACCGACGTGGCCCTCGTGCATGCGGGCTATGCGCGCTATCGCGAAGCGCTGCTGGGCGGCGGCGTCGACCTGTATGAATTGAAGACCCTGCACCGCAAGCGCATCAGCCTGATGGGTTCGAGCCGTGCCAGCCTGCATACCAAGGCCGTGGTGGTCGATGGCCAGCGGGGCTTCGTCGGCTCCTTCAACCTCGATCCCCGCTCGGCCCAGCTGAACACGGAAATGGGCGTGCTGTTCAACGATGCCGCGCTGGGGTCCGACATGCGCGCGCTGTTCCTGCATTCGACCTCGGGCGACACCAGCTACCGCCTGTTCCTCGACAACGGCGCCCTGCGCTGGTCCGACGCCACCGAGCAGCCAGCCAAGGTGTGGACGCACGATCCGGAATCAGGCTTCTGGCGCCGCATGCTGGTGTCCGTGATGCGCTGGCTGCCGATCGAGTCGCAACTGTAGGCGCATCGGCAAGGCAAAGTGGCGGCGCATAAAAAAAACCCCGCGCGGCCGGTACCACGCGGGGTTTTCTTCTCGTGCTGCGCGGCACCACCACGCAACACGCTTTACAGCAACACGCTTACTTTTTCTCGGCTTCAGCCTTCTTCGCATCGGCGGCAGCCAGCTTCGCTTCTTTCTTCGCGGCAGCGGCGGCAGCCTTCGCTTCTTTCTTGGCAGCAGCAGCTTCTTTTTTCGTCTCAGCGGCTGTCTTGGCTGGCGCCGCAGCGGTGTCGGTCGCAGCAGCTGGCTTCGGTGCGGCTTCTTTCGCTGCAACTTCCTTCACAGCAGCTTCCTTTTTTACCGGGGCGGCTTTCGCCGCCGGGGCGGGCGCCGCTGGTGCGCCGGACTTGGCCTGGCCATTCACCTGCAAGCCCGCTTCCGACAGTTTCACAGAACTTTTCGGACCGATACCCTTCACGCGGCTTTCGAAATCGGCCCAATCCTTGAAGGCGCCGCCCTTGGTACGCTCGTCGACGATGGCTTTCGACGTGACGGGGCCGATGCCCTTGACGCTGTCGAGTGCCGCCTGGTCCGCCTTGTTGACATCGACCTGGGCAAAGGCAAAACCCATCGTCGCGATCAGGGTGACGATGGCCAGCAGTATTTTTTTGAACATGGGTATCTCTCCGTGGTGTGGTTTCAAGATGACTCGAACGCAAAGGAGGAACAGCGCCTCAACGGCTTTAACGGCTGTGACGTGATATGGTTGACAAGACGGGACAGCGGAAGGACGGGAAAACCTGCGCCAGATCAAACGCCCGGCGCAGGCAAGATGCGGACTACAGCGGCATATTTATTGCGGGAACAGCTCTTCGCGGGTGACCGTGGCCGTGCCCAGCTTGCCGACGACGATGCCGCCGGCCCGGTTGGCCGTACGCACGGCGTCGCCCAGGCCCATGCCGGCGCCCAGCATGGCCGCCATGGTGGCGATCACCGTGTCGCCCGCGCCCGAGACGTCGAATACTTCGCGCGCATCGGTCGGCATGTGCAGCACCTCATCGGCCGTGTACAGGCTCATGCCCTCTTCGGAACGGGTCAGCAGCAAGGCGTCCAGGCCCAGCTGCGCGCGCATCTGCTGCGCGCGTTCCGTCAATTGCTCTTCCGTGCTCCAGTTGCCGACCACGCGGCGCAGCTCGGACTTGTTCGGAGTGAGCACTGACGCTCCCGCATAGCGGCGGAAGTCATCGCCTTTCGGGTCGACCATGACGATCTTGCCGGCCGTTCTCGCCGCCTTGATCATCTCGGCCACTTTCACCAGGCTGCCCTTGGCGTAGTCCGACAAAATCACCACGTCGTAATGCGGCAAGAGGGCATTAAACTGCGCCAGCTTGTCGCGCAGCACCGTATCGCTCGGTGCATCCTCGAAGTCGATGCGCAGCATTTGCTGCTGGCGGCCGATCACGCGCAGCTTGATGATGGTGGAAATGGCCGCGTCGCGCTGCAGATAGCTGTGGATGCCGTCCCCTTCGAGCAGACGCTCGACCTGGCTGCCGGCCTCGTCGTCGCCGACCACGCCCAGCAAGCCCGTCTTCGCTCCCAGCGCGGCCGCGTTGCGCGCCACGTTGGCCGCGCCGCCCAGGCGCTCTTCGCGCTTTTCGATACGCACAATGGGCACCGGTGCTTCCGGCGAAATACGGCTGACATCGCCGAACCAGTAACGGTCCAGCATCACATCGCCCACCACCAGCATGCGCACCTGGGCCAGCGCGGCCGGCGCCGTCAAGGCTGCCACCCCGTGGGCGCTCATGCGCGTGTCAGGATCGAGCGGCCGATGCCGTGGTACTCGATGCCCGCCTCGGCCATGACGGCCGGCTCGAACAGGTTGCGTCCGTCAAAGATCACGGCCTGCTTCAGGCGCGCCTTGACCTGTTCGAAATCGGGACTGCGGAAGGCTTTCCATTCGGTCACGATGACCAGCGCATCGGCGTCCTGCAGCGCATCCTTCGGACTGTCGGCAAAGCGCACCCTGGCGAACTGCTCCGGCGTCAAGTCCAGTTGCAGCACGCGGCGTGCCTCGGGCATGGCGACGGGGTCATACACGGCCACCGTGGCGCCGCGCGCCAGCAAGTCCGCCAGCAGCACGCGGGCCGACGCTTCGCGCATGTCATCCGTGTTCGGCTTGAAGGCCAGTCCCCAGACGGCGAAATGCCGGCCCGTCAGATCTGCGCCGAAGCGAGTGACCACTTTGCCGCCCAGCACCATCTTCTGCCTGTCATTGACGGCTTCGACGGCACGCAGGATCAGCAACTCCTGCCCATAGCCGCGCGCCGTGCGCTCGAGCGCCTGCACGTCTTTCGGGAAGCAGGAACCGCCATAGCCGCAGCCTGCGTACAGGAAGCTGTGACCGATGCGCGGGTCGGAACCGATGCCGTGGCGCACGGCTTCGATATCGACGCCCACCTTGTCGGCCAGGTTCGCCAGTTCATTCATGAAGGAAATACGCGTGGCCAGCATGGCGTTCGCCGCATACTTCGTGAATTCGGCCGAGCGCACGTCCATCCAGTGGGTGCGCTCGTGGTTGCGGTTGAACGGCGCATACAGGATTTTCAGCAATTCGCGCGCGCGCTCGCCGTCCGGCGTGGCATCGACGCCGATGACGATGCGGTCCGGGCGCATGAAGTCTTCGACGGCCGCGCCTTCCTTGAGAAATTCCGGGTTCGACGCCACCGAGAACGTGGCGGCCACGCCGCGCGCGTCCAGTTCGCCCTGGATGGCGGCGCGTACTTTTTCGGCCGTGCCGACGGGCACGGTCGACTTGTCGACGATGACCTTGAAGTCCGTCATGTACTTGCCGATGCCGCGCGCGGCCGCCAGCACGTATTGCAGGTCGGCCGAGCCGTCTTCATCGGGCGGCGTGCCGACGGCGATGAATTGCATCACGCCGTGCGCGGCGGCTGCCTCGACATCGGTGGAAAAGGTCATGCGGCCGGCGGCGCGGTTGCGCGCCACGACTTCTTCCAGCCCCGGTTCATGGATGGGGATGCCGCCGCTGTTGAGCAAGGCGACCTTCTGTGCGTCCAGGTCGAGGCAAAAAACGTCGTTGCCCAGCTCCGCCAGGCAGGCGCCCGTCACGAGGCCCACATAGCCCGTGCCGATAATGGTGATTTTCATGGTTGTGCCGTATTTGTAAACGTATTTGTAAATATAGATGCTGCAAACAAGTACACGCCACGTTGCACTATGGCAAGGTGGCGTGTCGGGTTAATTCATGACGTTGAGCTCTTCTGTGCGGCGCGGCGGGTAGGTTTCCCACTTGTTGCAGCCAGGGCAGTGCCAGTAAAACTGGCGTGCCTTGAAGCCGCAATGGCTGCACTGGTAGCGGGCCAGCTTCTGCGTGTAGCCGTGCACGAGGTTTTTCACCATCGACAGCTCGGACCAGATGGCGGCCGGCGCATCCATCATGCGCGCTTCCAGCAGTTTATCCAGGCCCAGCAGGGTCGGCGTGCGGCGCAGCTCGGCGCTGACCAGCTGCTTCGCCGCTTCCACGCCGTCGAGTTCGATCACGGCCTTGAAGACGACCTCGATCAAGTCGATCGACGACGCCTCTTCCAGGTAGGAGCGCAGCAGGTTGACGCCTTCCTGCGCGCGCCCCACCTTGGTGTAGCCATCCATCAGGCGCTGCGCCACCAGGGCCACGTGCGGCACGCTTTGCTGCTCCACGCGGCGCCAGGTGGTCAGCGCGCCTTCCACGTCGCCGCGCGCCAGCAGCACGTCGCCCGTCAGGATGGTGGCGCGCACGCTCTTGCGGTCCGTCTGCAGGGCTTTTTCCAGCAACGGCATGGCTTCGTCCGGCTTCATGTGCACCAGCGCGTCATGCGCCAGTTCGCAATAAAACTGGGCGATTTCCTTCTGGCGCGCACCGGCGCCCGATTCCTGCAAGCCCACGGCCGCTTCGATGGCGCGCGGCCATTCCTTTTCGCGCTGGTAAATTTCCAGCAGCGCGCGGCGCGCCTGGGCCGCATATTGCGTGTCGATCAGGCTGTTGAAGGTTTCCTCGGCCCGGTCCAGCAAGCCCGCCTTCAGGTAATCCATGCCCAGCTCGTAGGCGGCATGGCCCTGCTGTTCCAGCGGCAAGTCCGGGCGCGCCAACAAATTCTGGTGCACGCGGATGGCGCGCTCCGTTTCGCCGCGGCGGCGGAACAGGTTGCCCAGCGCAAAGTGCATATCGGCCGATTCCGGGTCCAGCTTGACGACTTCGATGAAGGCATCGATGGCCTTGTCGTGCTGCTCATTGAGCAGGAAATTCAAGCCCTTGAAGTAATTGCGCGGCAGGCTGCGCGATTCGGACACCAGTTGATGAATGTCGACGCGCGCGGCAATCCAGCCCAGCGCGAAAAACACCGGGATACCCAATAGCCACCAGAGTTCAAAATCCATGCGATTGTTTTTATTCGAGTAAGAGAGATAGGAGCGACGGCGCCGCTTACTGCGCGCTCACGCTGTCCGGTTGCGGCTGGACATTGCTGGGCACGCCAACGGTTTGCAGCGCGGCAATGGTAGTTTTTTGCTTGCTCGCTTCGCGGCGGTGACGGAACACGGTCGGCGTCAGGGCCAATACGCCCAGGCTGGCGCCGGCGACAAAAAAGCCCAGCAGCATCAGGACCAGGGGGCCGCGAATTTCATAATTGAGGAAAACATGCAGGTCGACAACCTGCGCATTCTTCAGCGCAAAGCTGAAGAACAGGACGAAAAGAACACAGCCAACGATGGTGGAGATGATTTTCATCGATACGCCCAGAAAGTACAAAAAATGCCGTATGGCACAACCTCGGAATGCCTGGCAGAAGCGTAGCGAGCGTCAGTGATTTGTGGCCGAGAAGCGCAACCGTACTGAAGTACGGTGAGCATCGCAGACCGCAAAGCGCGACGCGCAGTAGCTTATGCCAAGTATTCTCAGCATATTAACAAAAAAAAGCGGCATCCAAGGACGCCGCTCTTTATTTTCCGCCTTCCAGCAGACGATTAATCCTCGATGATCGGTTGTCCGACCATCGCGTCCACCCGCTCGCGCAACTGTTTGCCCGGTTTGAAGTGAGGCACCCGTTTTTCAGGAACCATCACCTTGTCGCCGGATTTCGGGTTGCGACCGATGCGCGGGGGCCTGCTGTTCAGGGCAAAACTGCCAAAACCGCGGATCTCGATACGCTGACCGGTCGCCAGGGCGTTGGTCATCGCATCGAGAATGGTCTTGACGGCATACTCCGCATCTTTCGCCACCAGCTGAGAATAACGCTCAGCGAGGCGGTTGATCAGCTCGGACTTTGTCATCTGCCGTATCCGCAGTCTTAGTTCTTGTTATCGAACTTAGCTTTCAACAAGGCGCCCAGGCTGGTGGTGCCCGAAGCTGCGTTGTTGTCGGTAGCTGCCATCTTCTGCATGGCTTCCTGGGTTTCCACGTTGTCTTTCGCTTTGATCGACAGTTGGATACCACGGGCTTTGCGGTCGATGTTCAACACCATGGCTTCGACGGTATCGCCGACTTTCAGGTGCGTACCAGCATCTTCAACGCGGTCGCGCGAGATTTCGGAAGCGCGCAGGTAGCCTTCAACTTCTTCGGACAGTTGGATCACGGCGCCTTTAGGCTCAACCGATTTAACGGTGCCGGTTACCAGCGAGCCTTTGTCGTTCATGGCTGCGAAGTTGTTGAATGGGTCACCTTCCAGTTGCTTGACGCCCAGGGAAACGCGCTCGCGCTCAACATCGATGGCCAGAACGATGGCTTCCAGTTCGTCACCTTTCTTGAAGCGACGCACGGCTTCTTCGCCGGTTTCGGTCCAGGACAGGTCGGACAGGTGCACCAGACCGTCGATGTTGCCGGCCAGGCCGATGAACACGCCGAAGTCGGTGATCGATTTGATCGCGCCGCGGACTTTATCGCCCTTCTTGTGGGTAACGCCAAAGTCATCCCAAGGGTTGGCTTTGCACTGTTTCATACCCAGCGAGATACGACGACGCTCTTCGTCGATTTCCAGAACCATCACTTCTACTTCGTCGCCCAGTTGGACAACTTTGTTAGGAGCAACGTTTTTGTTCGTCCAGTCCATTTCGGAAACGTGTACCAGACCTTCGATACCCTGTTCCACTTCAACGAACGCGCCGTAGTCGGTCAGGTTCGTTACTTTACCGAACAGACGGGTGCTTTGTGGGTAACGACGGGACAGACCGGTCCAAGGATCGTCGCCCAGTTGTTTCACGCCCAGCGAAACACGGTTTTTCTCTTGATCGTATTTCAGGACTTTGGCGGTGATTTCCTGGCCAACCGTCAGGACTTCCGACGGGTGACGTACACGGCGCCATGCCAGGTCGGTAATGTGCAGCAAGCCATCGATACCGCCCAGATCCACGAACGCGCCGTAGTCGGTGATATTTTTGACGACGCCGGTCACGACCGTACCTTCTTTCAGCGTTTCCATCAGTTTCTGACGCTCTTCGCCCATCGAAGCTTCGATGACGGCGCGGCGGGACAGAACCACGTTGTTACGCTTGCGATCCAGCTTGATCACTTTGAATTCGAGGGTTTTGCCTTCGAATGGGGTGGTGTCTTTGACAGGACGGGTATCAACCAGCGAGCCCGGCAGGAATGCGCGGATGCCGTTGGTCAACACGGTCAGACCGCCTTTGACTTTACCATTGACGGTACCGACGACGATTTCGCCCGATTCCATCGCTTTTTCCAGAGCCAGCCACGAAGCCAGACGCTTGGCTTTATCGCGCGACAGGATGGTATCGCCGAAACCATTTTCCAGCGATTCGATCGCCACGGAAACGAAGTCGCCAACTTTGACTTCCAGTTCGCCGTGGTCGTTCTTGAATTCTTCGACAGGGATGAATGCTTCGGATTTGAGGCCAGCGTTCACGATCACGAAATTGTGGTCGAGGCGCACGACTTCAGCGGAAATAACTTCGCCGGAGCGCATATCTTGACGCGACAACGATTCCTCGAAGAGCGCAGCAAAACTTTCCATACCGGTAG of Janthinobacterium sp. PAMC25594 contains these proteins:
- a CDS encoding phospholipase D family protein, yielding MLVKLLLLATLFAGLSIAALYSYGRFAERSLGAPGTALPVAAGATLLDRVLAPQLAQRQEQSGTALIDDNLEAFALRALSAREAGRSIDLQYYIWHNDVTGRLLVRELLRAADRGVRVRVLLDDINARGQDAAILALDSHPLIDVRIFNPGRNRDGIWLRAVEMALRAVSLNRRMHNKAWIVDGRVALVGGRNIGDEYFDAAEQVNFQDADLLLVGPAVQQTSDIFDRFWNSRAVIPIGALHAGKNAGAPELQAVRARLDALTGELGASPYLRQLTDAGQLQAHLDGRLRLHWSAQVQVLSDPPEKAAPVASLQRSEHWLMHSLLPLLTEAREEALLTSPYFVPGAALTRSLADKVAAGVKVSVLTNSLAATDVALVHAGYARYREALLGGGVDLYELKTLHRKRISLMGSSRASLHTKAVVVDGQRGFVGSFNLDPRSAQLNTEMGVLFNDAALGSDMRALFLHSTSGDTSYRLFLDNGALRWSDATEQPAKVWTHDPESGFWRRMLVSVMRWLPIESQL
- a CDS encoding lipopolysaccharide assembly LapA domain-containing protein, whose protein sequence is MKIISTIVGCVLFVLFFSFALKNAQVVDLHVFLNYEIRGPLVLMLLGFFVAGASLGVLALTPTVFRHRREASKQKTTIAALQTVGVPSNVQPQPDSVSAQ
- the rpsA gene encoding 30S ribosomal protein S1 encodes the protein MESFAALFEESLSRQDMRSGEVISAEVVRLDHNFVIVNAGLKSEAFIPVEEFKNDHGELEVKVGDFVSVAIESLENGFGDTILSRDKAKRLASWLALEKAMESGEIVVGTVNGKVKGGLTVLTNGIRAFLPGSLVDTRPVKDTTPFEGKTLEFKVIKLDRKRNNVVLSRRAVIEASMGEERQKLMETLKEGTVVTGVVKNITDYGAFVDLGGIDGLLHITDLAWRRVRHPSEVLTVGQEITAKVLKYDQEKNRVSLGVKQLGDDPWTGLSRRYPQSTRLFGKVTNLTDYGAFVEVEQGIEGLVHVSEMDWTNKNVAPNKVVQLGDEVEVMVLEIDEERRRISLGMKQCKANPWDDFGVTHKKGDKVRGAIKSITDFGVFIGLAGNIDGLVHLSDLSWTETGEEAVRRFKKGDELEAIVLAIDVERERVSLGVKQLEGDPFNNFAAMNDKGSLVTGTVKSVEPKGAVIQLSEEVEGYLRASEISRDRVEDAGTHLKVGDTVEAMVLNIDRKARGIQLSIKAKDNVETQEAMQKMAATDNNAASGTTSLGALLKAKFDNKN
- the lapB gene encoding lipopolysaccharide assembly protein LapB codes for the protein MDFELWWLLGIPVFFALGWIAARVDIHQLVSESRSLPRNYFKGLNFLLNEQHDKAIDAFIEVVKLDPESADMHFALGNLFRRRGETERAIRVHQNLLARPDLPLEQQGHAAYELGMDYLKAGLLDRAEETFNSLIDTQYAAQARRALLEIYQREKEWPRAIEAAVGLQESGAGARQKEIAQFYCELAHDALVHMKPDEAMPLLEKALQTDRKSVRATILTGDVLLARGDVEGALTTWRRVEQQSVPHVALVAQRLMDGYTKVGRAQEGVNLLRSYLEEASSIDLIEVVFKAVIELDGVEAAKQLVSAELRRTPTLLGLDKLLEARMMDAPAAIWSELSMVKNLVHGYTQKLARYQCSHCGFKARQFYWHCPGCNKWETYPPRRTEELNVMN
- a CDS encoding helix-hairpin-helix domain-containing protein; translated protein: MFKKILLAIVTLIATMGFAFAQVDVNKADQAALDSVKGIGPVTSKAIVDERTKGGAFKDWADFESRVKGIGPKSSVKLSEAGLQVNGQAKSGAPAAPAPAAKAAPVKKEAAVKEVAAKEAAPKPAAATDTAAAPAKTAAETKKEAAAAKKEAKAAAAAAKKEAKLAAADAKKAEAEKK
- a CDS encoding integration host factor subunit beta; the protein is MTKSELINRLAERYSQLVAKDAEYAVKTILDAMTNALATGQRIEIRGFGSFALNSRPPRIGRNPKSGDKVMVPEKRVPHFKPGKQLRERVDAMVGQPIIED
- a CDS encoding UDP-glucose/GDP-mannose dehydrogenase family protein, whose product is MKITIIGTGYVGLVTGACLAELGNDVFCLDLDAQKVALLNSGGIPIHEPGLEEVVARNRAAGRMTFSTDVEAAAAHGVMQFIAVGTPPDEDGSADLQYVLAAARGIGKYMTDFKVIVDKSTVPVGTAEKVRAAIQGELDARGVAATFSVASNPEFLKEGAAVEDFMRPDRIVIGVDATPDGERARELLKILYAPFNRNHERTHWMDVRSAEFTKYAANAMLATRISFMNELANLADKVGVDIEAVRHGIGSDPRIGHSFLYAGCGYGGSCFPKDVQALERTARGYGQELLILRAVEAVNDRQKMVLGGKVVTRFGADLTGRHFAVWGLAFKPNTDDMREASARVLLADLLARGATVAVYDPVAMPEARRVLQLDLTPEQFARVRFADSPKDALQDADALVIVTEWKAFRSPDFEQVKARLKQAVIFDGRNLFEPAVMAEAGIEYHGIGRSILTRA
- the rfaE1 gene encoding D-glycero-beta-D-manno-heptose-7-phosphate kinase, producing MSAHGVAALTAPAALAQVRMLVVGDVMLDRYWFGDVSRISPEAPVPIVRIEKREERLGGAANVARNAAALGAKTGLLGVVGDDEAGSQVERLLEGDGIHSYLQRDAAISTIIKLRVIGRQQQMLRIDFEDAPSDTVLRDKLAQFNALLPHYDVVILSDYAKGSLVKVAEMIKAARTAGKIVMVDPKGDDFRRYAGASVLTPNKSELRRVVGNWSTEEQLTERAQQMRAQLGLDALLLTRSEEGMSLYTADEVLHMPTDAREVFDVSGAGDTVIATMAAMLGAGMGLGDAVRTANRAGGIVVGKLGTATVTREELFPQ